The Microcoleus sp. AS-A8 genome window below encodes:
- a CDS encoding DUF4278 domain-containing protein, translating to MKLSYRGVQYDYNPPVVESTEDVVGGKYRGLDWRFRNMKKPPVLQPRVNLTYRGVRYQNGVTSAPNSAQPTTSPVFSTQDKARSLMLNSQRVIKNRQQAMLYRSAAEVGLVAYHS from the coding sequence ATGAAACTCTCTTATCGCGGTGTTCAATACGATTACAACCCTCCAGTTGTAGAAAGCACTGAAGATGTAGTCGGGGGCAAGTATCGGGGTCTAGATTGGAGATTCCGCAATATGAAAAAGCCGCCCGTGCTGCAACCTCGGGTTAACCTAACCTATCGCGGTGTTCGCTACCAAAATGGTGTGACTTCAGCTCCTAACAGCGCCCAACCCACAACAAGTCCTGTTTTCTCGACGCAAGACAAAGCACGTTCATTAATGCTGAATTCCCAGCGAGTGATCAAGAATCGTCAGCAAGCCATGCTATATCGTTCCGCTGCGGAAGTTGGATTGGTCGCGTATCACTCCTAA
- the dnaK gene encoding molecular chaperone DnaK has protein sequence MAKVIGIDLGMTNSRVAVMEYRKARVIANTDSLGATPSVIGYAQNGVSEVGSKIDRLMGQIAKRQAVINDQNTIHSVKRFIGRKYDEVTQEVSKVAYEIVSASDGGITISCPNAGAQFTPEEISAQILRQLADTASAYLGEDVTEAVITVPAYFTDAQRQATKNAGYLAGLDVLRTINEATAACLAHGLDKRDNETILVFDLGGATLDVYLLELGDGVFELLATSSDAYLGGNDFDKKIVDWLADEFQRQENIDLRQDKQALQRLLKAAEKAKIELSSLNQAEIDLPFIAATEDGPKHIDTVLTRTEFEEMCSELLDGCRIPIEQALQEARLKISEINEVVFVGGSTHIPAVQELVRQFTGKEPLQGVNPEEAVALGAAIQASVLSGRVDYGCISWCMTSLSLGIETQHGLMTKLIDRNTFLPIRKSQVFSTETDGQTSIKINVLRGERPFAKDNKSLGILRLDGIPLAPKGVPQIEVTFDVDHNDILSITAKDLATGKEVAMVLPHALTVDRYEVERMMVDAERQFKEDRKLLEPIQAREQVKSVLWETERQLTELVEKLSSVDKEWVEGLVSNLRDVTQKQSGCCQQAQLPVSNPAFVLAGTPTSSAMAALCGRDDQELD, from the coding sequence ATGGCAAAGGTAATCGGGATTGATTTAGGAATGACGAATTCCCGTGTGGCAGTCATGGAATATAGGAAAGCTAGAGTTATTGCCAACACAGATAGTTTGGGAGCAACGCCTTCCGTTATAGGTTACGCCCAAAACGGCGTTAGCGAAGTGGGGTCGAAGATCGATCGCCTCATGGGTCAAATTGCCAAACGCCAAGCTGTAATCAATGATCAAAACACCATTCACTCCGTCAAACGCTTCATCGGGCGCAAATACGATGAAGTCACCCAGGAAGTAAGTAAGGTTGCCTACGAAATCGTTTCCGCTAGCGACGGCGGCATTACAATCAGCTGTCCCAATGCAGGCGCACAGTTTACCCCTGAAGAAATTTCTGCCCAGATTTTACGCCAACTTGCCGACACTGCCAGTGCCTACCTCGGCGAAGACGTTACCGAAGCTGTGATTACTGTTCCTGCTTACTTTACAGATGCTCAACGACAAGCCACCAAAAATGCTGGCTATTTAGCGGGTTTGGATGTGCTCCGTACCATCAATGAAGCCACTGCTGCCTGCCTTGCCCACGGACTAGATAAGCGGGACAACGAAACCATTCTAGTTTTTGACCTCGGTGGCGCTACTTTGGATGTCTATCTTCTAGAGTTAGGTGATGGTGTCTTTGAACTACTCGCTACTAGCAGCGACGCTTACCTCGGCGGCAATGACTTCGATAAAAAGATTGTTGATTGGCTGGCTGATGAATTTCAGCGTCAAGAAAATATCGATCTGCGCCAAGATAAGCAAGCTTTACAGCGGCTTCTAAAAGCCGCTGAAAAAGCTAAAATTGAGCTTTCCAGCCTTAATCAAGCAGAAATTGACCTCCCCTTCATCGCAGCTACTGAAGACGGCCCCAAACATATTGATACAGTCCTTACCCGTACTGAATTTGAGGAAATGTGTTCAGAACTCCTTGACGGCTGTCGCATTCCTATCGAACAAGCACTCCAAGAAGCCAGACTGAAAATATCTGAGATTAATGAAGTTGTCTTTGTGGGTGGCTCTACCCACATCCCAGCAGTTCAGGAATTAGTACGCCAATTCACTGGCAAGGAACCCCTTCAAGGCGTTAATCCTGAGGAAGCTGTAGCCCTCGGTGCAGCTATCCAAGCCAGTGTTTTGTCTGGTCGAGTAGACTACGGTTGTATATCTTGGTGTATGACCTCCCTGTCGTTAGGTATAGAAACGCAGCATGGGTTGATGACTAAGCTGATTGACCGCAACACATTCCTCCCAATCCGAAAATCCCAAGTTTTCTCTACCGAAACGGATGGGCAGACCAGTATAAAAATCAATGTTCTACGAGGAGAGCGACCCTTCGCTAAAGATAACAAAAGTTTAGGAATTCTCCGCCTCGATGGAATTCCCCTTGCTCCCAAGGGTGTACCGCAAATCGAAGTCACATTCGACGTTGACCATAACGACATTCTCTCCATCACTGCCAAAGATTTAGCAACTGGGAAAGAAGTAGCGATGGTACTTCCTCATGCTTTAACCGTTGATCGGTACGAAGTAGAACGAATGATGGTGGATGCAGAAAGACAGTTCAAAGAAGACCGAAAACTCCTTGAACCGATTCAAGCAAGAGAACAGGTCAAATCAGTTCTTTGGGAGACCGAAAGACAGTTAACTGAACTTGTTGAAAAGCTTTCATCTGTTGATAAAGAATGGGTTGAAGGGTTGGTGAGCAACCTGCGAGATGTGACACAGAAGCAGAGCGGATGCTGCCAACAAGCTCAGTTACCAGTCAGTAACCCTGCCTTTGTTCTAGCAGGAACGCCTACAAGCAGTGCAATGGCAGCTCTTTGTGGCAGAGATGATCAAGAGCTAGATTAA